The Aethina tumida isolate Nest 87 chromosome 5, icAetTumi1.1, whole genome shotgun sequence genomic sequence ACAATATCGACCATAGTTTAAGGAATATTCACttgattgttataattttaaagacacTCTTGAATGGATATTATTGCTCAATAGTATGTATCTatagttatataaattgtatttatcacAGAGCAACTGTTaagctattttatatttttttgaaaataaatcgttgaatattattgtttggttttatttatatttgcttACAGAATTAGTTTTCTTTAATGTGAATATTATTACAagctgaaaaagaaaattcattGATtacctttaaataataatttatattacatttttatttaaataaaattatatatttttttataaacactttttatgtaatataagatatttttctcaaaaatatcataaacatTTCTAGataatttgtagaaaatttttatttcaaatgaaattcgtataaaaatatgtataatttgagatatattaaaatatcttcagTAGAGATGTAACgaaaatttgttcaatttcaagatatttaatgtttgcATCTATGAATCACATGGAAAATAATGTCTTATTGCTAacatgatatttttatgaaaattaataattgtgtcATAATATTTGTCTTCTatgtttatgatttttatttgaaataaaaatgttttaaataagtaatgtaAGAAAGTCtcagcaaaatatttttgtttgtcaaaaaaattaattaaaaaagtaatataaatttttcaaaatgtgaaaaaagtcagttttcgtaaatatttaagaaactgTTAAAgtcagtttgttttatttttttgaaaatatatccaAAGTCAATCAGTTTGAAACGTTTTGTACACAATTtccataagaaatatttttgtttcaatccCAACAAGGTAGGCAACCTTTTAACAGCGTGTAATCTGTATTGCCTATATATAttcctttataatttatttatttaattaaaatttactgacTTTTCGaggtttataaatttgacaatattatctaaaaataaaaaatgttacacaTTGCCGGCGCAATCTGTCAACAagacatttaacaaaattgaaagtcGGATCAGCtgttgtagttttatttgtataattgttAGGTTATGCCAAAAGCTGTCGATCATAATCATAAGTTTTAAATCATTAGTAAATCATAACAGGTGGAAATGGCTAAGGAATTAACGGACGAAGACATGGAACAATTCGATTGGTTGACATTACAAAAGGACATGGACACATTAATGCCACTCGAGACTCATTCACAAAAAttcataagaaaatttaaagaaaatcccTTTGTACCGATTGGTAAATTACATAACATATTCTTTCgtacaagtaaataaaactcGAACTTTTAATACAGGATGTTTGGCAACAACAGGAGCATTGGGTTATGGCCTTTGGACTTTCAGAACTGGTCACAGAAAAATGTCCCAGTACATGATGCGGACTAGGATCGTCGCCCAGGGTCTCACCGTTTTAGCTTTGGTCGTCGGCGTTGGACTTGGGGCCCAGAAACAGGCAGAAAAGGCACAAAAACCAATCTGACATGTTCAATGTTAACAATTAGGGTAGATCATGTAAAtacaattgttataatttaactgaaatcattttatttgtgttattgAATGAATAGCCAGCCGAATGTTTTTATGAGCAAAACATAAGTGAGTAAgcttttttttggaataataaGGTTGTCGACAttggaatttatttagttatgtgtttatatgataaagacattgtaaataaaataattttaaatgaatgagaaataatttattttaaattagtacaaTTGTATCATAGAGTTATCTTGAAgttaattaaccaaaaatataaaaataattaattacctaatttagtttttatttttactttaattcatTGGCCacagttttattgaaaataaactcaAGACTAGAATAAATGATTCACCCATATCATTTAGTTGAGTCACAAATCAATATCCGTACCACGTTCAAAAATTCCGCCAAGGTTGAATAAACCTTTGAAACTGTATTTATCTATCGTTTATGCAGATAACAGTATCAGAATCCTTTTGTTAACATGTTGAATTCAGTGTTCTTCAATGGTGAACTTTTGAATTTGGCGGTTTAATAGTCACCGCCCTCTACGCAAAACACAACAACCCGATAGAGATTTTGACATTCGGGGCTgggttaaagttaaatttattttcgttttccAGAATACGACATTATAGATTGTAATATAGTTTCGAAATCGCCGTGAAAATGTTGAGCCTAATGAACAGATTATTGGACTGGTTCCGCAGTCTGTTTTGGAAGGAAGAAATGGAACTGACACTCGTCGGACTCCAATATTCAGGCAAAACTACTTTTGTTAATGTTATAGCGGTGAGTAAcgttaaaatgataatttctgTGCAAACATCGATCTGTTGTCGTTGTTAAAGAGTGGACAGTTCAGTGAAGACATGATTCCAACAGTTGGTTTTAATATGAGGAAGATCACAAAGGGGAATGTTACCATTAAAGTTTGGGATATTGGAGGACAGCCAAGATTCCGATCCATGTGGGAACGGTATTGCAGGGGTGTCAATGCCATTGTgtaagatttataaattataacttttcaATGGGATAAGAGCCCTTAAATTTTAGGTACATGGTGGATGCTGCTGATCCTGATAAGATTGAAGCTTCACGAAATGAGCTGCACAATCTATTGGACAAACCACAACTATCAGGAATTCCAGTGTTGGTTTTAGGCAACAAGAGGGACAAACCACAAGCTTTAGACGAAAATGGCCTTATTGAAAGAATGTAAGTTTAGAACAATGTCATTAGGTAGTGTGTATATCACATTTGTAaggacaaaaaatgttttgtttagaTAATTTGTGATGTGTAATGTCAAGCTGGCAACTGTTAGATTAGTCACTaagtattttctaatattttttatgcaaaatatttaaatgatctccttgaaaatttataaactttattacttagtttaaattaaattaatatttatttatgcacaaacaaaaatcattGTACTCCTTTTTGTGTGTGCTTAGGGGTGTAGAAAATTTATCATAGTTagaatttatgataatatgtGCACAAgtacattaaattacataaaataaaatattcactgtTTCCTCTCTGGCAATTTTAGTTTGTTGacgaaatttatatacaaagtgtttgcataatttagaagaaaaatggTATTCTTAACTAATTATGATTACCATAACCAGTTAGtagttatttcagttttaattttaaagaaagttattAGCTAAATTTCATCTAGGATATTTTTTTGCTTATTGTCTAAAGCAGCATATGCGCCTTTGTGGCATTCACTAAGAGTCAATAAAATGAAgacttaacattaataaatgtttcaattagaaaagaactatatttatttttagttctgAAAtgctattttataattattctttgtTGTAAACTCCCGATTGTAAAACGAGTACATTAATTTCAGGAATCTCTCAGCGATACAAGACCGCGAGATCTGCTGCTACTCGATCTCGTGCAAGGAGAAGGACAACATCGACATAACGTTGCAGTGGTTGATCGCCCATTCCAAATCGGGCATGCGTTAAGTGTGCGGTATCGAAAACGGGGGCGGCGGGactagtaatatttttcaaagtcTGTGTCAAAGTAAACACCATTCGaccattttcaaaaatcaattgtTACGATCTTGAAGGAATCCGTTTTGTATTCGCACCCGGCAACGTTTTCGTTCCTgtgattatataataatattgctggttattttcttttgtgcACAGTAGTGGCTAATTaacttgtattaatttttcgttATTGAACAAGGCTGTGTCTctatattgaaattagtttcttCAAGactaatagtaaaattaatacggACTGTACAGAATGTGGTTACTTTGGGATTACccgattttaatttcaaatcgcGCGCCGATGTATATTCAAACAGGACCAGTTTTTTTACTTTGAATTATGCAGGGttgaataacaattaaaattaatcattgatCGTGAACTGATGCGTGGTTTGAAATTGAATCGGGggtcaaaacacaaaataatttaactgattGATTACTGTAAATGTGCtgaatttgtaaagttatataaaagaCGGTAACGTTGTAATTTAAGGACTTTTACCACCTAGTCGTGAGGCTTTTTTTAGATTAGTTACATTTTAATCAGTTTATAGTGcgataaatacataaaagttgttaaattgaaattgtcattcaccgaattttttaattttttcagtcaatatttttacagtatgttcaatttgacatttaaacactaaatacaTAGATTAGTATCAAGTTAAGAGTAAATagcagaaaaatattatttaaaaaagtatatattgtgGTGTATGTTTAGTTtacaatctaattaatttataattatttgtacaaagtgagatttttatattattattattattattatattgtgttgtatattattttttataaatactttggtatctatatatatatatatgtgtttGTATAcacataatattgtttatgcaCAGCAAATTATTATGACgttcaaaaatttactatacgaacgttttaataatttgttgaatcTCCTCAGTTTTATACAGACAAAAATGTAAAGCTTTATctcaaagaataataaaatctaatcaatttaatcaacgccaaatatttttatttaatagtttttatgatctttttttagaaaatttttgtattcaagAATAAAAAGGAATTCAGTCAGTattataacaaacaaatttgattGAATGAATTCCCTGGTACATTCAATAAATCtaagaacataaaaatagatttaattgaaaattttctcaAGTTGGAGAGAGAATAATATGacggttaaaattaaaaattaagttattttattattttagcgGAAAAAAGATGtcttattagattaattaaaacacataacagtatttaattataaacattcattttaatttttaataaagtaatgtcataaaaattgctttataataaataccgtagtatattcaataaataaaaataatacctcTGAATTCCTGCTTTTAGAAATTAAGGGACTGCTCTATTTCTATTGCCTTCTTCACtcgctttttataaattctcaaAGAAATTGCCATGGCTGATCTCGAtagatatgttaaatattttccttttaatataattatttgatatatgaCTTAGCTGGAAAACCTCAAACTTTTGAACTATAAGAAAGCTTAACCCTGCGTATCGTTCTAATCAATGCTAGTTTGGAGCTCAAATTCAGGACATTTTTCCTACATAAAAGCGACAGAAGCCGATACATTTCCTCTTGTTTGTTGCTCTTGCTTCCTTCATATGCTAATACAAAGTACTATATCCATGACAACACTAGATATTTAGCTTCGTTGctccatttatatatttgcttTCAATTTGAAATCGGTATTGAAACAGTATCCATCTTATTTGAGTCTACCGCCTTTCAATCTACGTAACTTTATCTTCCATTTATTGGACCATTCGAATATTTCTTTAGATGCTTGAGAAGTTTTTTGCATACAACACCTCTATTTGCTACTAACAGTGATGATTTGCAAGTGTAGGTTACTAAAACAACATTGTTTCAAATTGTTATAACTACAGCTGAACTTCGATAAATTGAATCAtgatttttcacaaaaaaaatcGAGAACCAATTTGGTTCAAGTTATCAAAAATTCGAGTTATTGAATTTCgactatattaataattaaaattaataagcaaACATCGACCTATAAATTCGAACAAATATagatactcaattttaaatattaatgaagtgtgtgaaattacaacaatttaaatgtagcATCAAATACACTAATTTGCGTTTTTCAATAATGTAAACCGATGAcatggtaaatttaaataacttaaatagtCTTCATGTCGTTACATTATATAACGAGAATGAATTTAATGACTGTTTGAACTTCATTCCATAAAGTCACtaacaagttttttttatactcTAATTACTTCAAAGTACCACCTCTACAGACTCACAATTTATGCACTGGCATACATAAGTGGcaaatgtttcaattaatacTCATTATTTCTAAGagatattcatattaaataacagtCGACTCTTGTTAATTCAAACCTtctctataatttaaagttattacgAGTTCGTTAGAAAATCTCTTTATATTTCGAACTAAATCAATACATTTTCATGTACTTGGTAATTCGAACGAAAAAAGGTGAGAAAAAAAGTGATGTtgctaaagaatttaagattCCTCTGAGTACTCCTTTAACCATAATAAAGCACAAGGAGAAAATGTATGCTACTCAGACTGCTGGAGTAAGGAAAAGAACTACTAAAGGTAGAATTTCCTCGTCTCGAAGAAAGCCTGGTCATTTGGTTAAGACAGTGTAGAGGACAAAAAGTGTCTATTAGCGGAAAATTGTTAAAGGAAAAAGCAAAAGAGTTCGCGTCTACTCTAAGCATCAAAAACTTTGCGGCCAGTGAAGGGTGgcttacaaatttcaaaaagagAAAATGGAGTTGATAATAGACTGATGCCCGAGACATTATTAATACTGATGAAACTGGcctatttttcaaatgtttatcTGACAAGACGCTTACTAATAAAGACGAAAAATGTCATGGGGGAATACATAGTAAAGACAGATTGACAGTTTTACTTGCAGTAAATATAGACGGATCGGAAAAACTTAAACCCTTAGTGACTATGGTGCTAACAAAAAAGCTCGGATGACTACAGAACTTAATGGGGACATGAAACGACAAACGcggaaaattttacttttttcagaCAATTGCACTGACCACAACAGTCCTCCTACATTGTCTAACGTACAACTCTACTTCTGTCGAATACAACTTTCAAATTGGAACCATTGGACCAAAGGatgatgtataattttaagacaGTCTCGACTGCGAGTATCACGGTTCTGACGGCTATTTTACTAATTGACATGGAGAGCTGTTACACCCCTAACGACTCCCTACTTCTTCAAAAAgttcagttttataaaagaagaaatctTACAATAATTACAGATGATGAAGAACCAACAATAAAACCAACAACGATGAAGATGAGGACGATACATCAGAACCTTTGGCAGAGGTGTCAGTTAAGGAAGCAAGAGTCTCATTCGACACCTTATAAAGCTTTTGTCTACAAAccgaaaatgataaaaaagcaTTTCAGGTACTCTTTCTCTTAAAAAAAGTTGAGCAGCCTGCTTTGAAGCAAACCAATATAACAGAGTTCTTTTGAAAGATTAAGTAATTCACATTATGATTTAACGACGActgtatttgaattaaattttcaggttcaaatacaattaagatttattatattttcattgattttagtaACTTAACAGATTCTATGATTTACAATTTCAAGGTGAAAGTCTTCATTAATCTATGACTATAGTAGAAAGAAGATATCAAAAGCTTCAGGAACTAATAAATGATGAAACAACGGTTTCTTATAAGAGGTGATcgataaaatcataaaagttTAAGAGGTAACACTTGACATTGTTCAAATGgctgaaacataaaatttaaaactttattattatttttcttaccattaaatcattttcataATGAATTTGATTTTGGTTAACCTGGACTTAAAACGTATTTGAATAaactattcattaaaaaaacttgTGTTATTCGAATTATTTGTTATGGAAAGTAATACTTAAGTGTTGGAAATGACTGATTATCAAAAAATGGAACCTTTCTAAACATTTTCACAATGAATCTGATTTTAATCGCCTATCTAATAgactattatttatcttaatcgggattatcatttatatattatatgggCAAAGGATTACAAATATCCTATTATCTAGGGCAAATTATTAACTggcaataaaatgtatataatgctTTTCATGCTTAGTTCATTCAAATTACCCtaaatataagtatattaGCTTCTAATtatcagaattaaattttgaatacacaaaaaatattctaattagatattatttcattctaataaaaattaaaaatcgcaaTACATTAGCATTATTGTTTtagttgaataaaaaatgtcgtttaataattttttagcaataaaatataataaaaaatctgtagagtacataaaaatttacagttttttcaAAACACATGGAGTAgcgttattgttttatattatgttattgtttatgttaatattatcttaactgttatattacattttttttaatattctcttgtgattttaattgtattacacTTGAAATATATAGTGTAAACAGTGTTCGACAAAATTATTCAACGTAAGTTGACATACAGCGGTTAGATGGCGACAGTTGCATGGCAACGGCATTTTTTCGGTTTGAAGGCTCCGATCAACGGCCAGTCATCCGCGACAAGATCTCAGTTTGACGTAGAGCATAGCAGGCTGCACGTCCGGTCGTGTCCAGGCTTGATTGTGTTCTGTTCCATGTTTTCTCGGTGCGCGCACAACGAATCGTCGTCGCATGCAAAGTGACCCGTGTGTTCCGGTGACAGTGTGAAATGTTAGCAAAGGGTAGCTGAGGTGTTTACATCGTTCTGGACTGTTTCGATCCGTTTAGTCCGCGCGTGAAAATCATAAGGGGTTGAACGCTGACCTAACCTTAAAAAAGGGACCGGACTGTCAGTGAAGGCGGTTTTACCGTTCCCGGGGGCAAACAAACATGATGGGGTTCACCACGTCAAGAAAGGGTTTGCTTCAAATTGCCGACGGTGTTCTGGAGGA encodes the following:
- the LOC109598136 gene encoding HIG1 domain family member 2A, mitochondrial codes for the protein MAKELTDEDMEQFDWLTLQKDMDTLMPLETHSQKFIRKFKENPFVPIGCLATTGALGYGLWTFRTGHRKMSQYMMRTRIVAQGLTVLALVVGVGLGAQKQAEKAQKPI
- the LOC109598131 gene encoding ADP-ribosylation factor-like protein 8B; this translates as MLSLMNRLLDWFRSLFWKEEMELTLVGLQYSGKTTFVNVIASGQFSEDMIPTVGFNMRKITKGNVTIKVWDIGGQPRFRSMWERYCRGVNAIVYMVDAADPDKIEASRNELHNLLDKPQLSGIPVLVLGNKRDKPQALDENGLIERMNLSAIQDREICCYSISCKEKDNIDITLQWLIAHSKSGMR